GCCCGATGCCGTGCTGCCCACTCTTGGCGGCCAGACGGCGCTTAACACCACCATTGATGCAGCCAAAACGGGGATATTTGAAAAATATAATATCGAACTGATCGGTGCATCCATTGACGCCATCAACAAGGCAGAAGACCGGGAACTGTTCCGGGATGCCATGGATAAAATCGGTTTAAGAATTCCCCAATCCGGGTTTGCCACCAACATGCAGGAAGTTGAAGAGACAGCCCAGCGCATCGGATTTCCTATTATTGTCCGGCCAAGCTTTACCCTTGGCGGAACCGGCGGCGGTGTGGCCTACAATATGGAAGAGCTTGCAAACCTTTCCAAGGCCGGACTTGACGCGTCCCTGATCACCCAGGTGATGCTTGAGGAGTCTGTTCTGGGATGGAAAGAATTTGAGCTTGAGGTGATGCGGGATCACGCGGACAACGTGGTGATCATCTGTTCCATTGAAAACGTTGACGCTATGGGGGTTCATACAGGTGATTCCATTACCGTGGCCCCGGCCCAGACCTTGTCGGATAAAGAATACCAGGCGTTGAGGGATGCCTCCATTGCCATCATCAGAGAAATCGGCGTGGACACGGGCGGTTCAAATGTTCAATTTGCCGTGAACCCGGACAACGGAGAAATTATCGTGGTTGAGATGAATCCCCGTGTATCCAGGTCTTCCGCCCTTGCCTCCAAGGCCACGGGCTTTCCCATTGCCAAAATTGCAGCCAAGCTTGCCGTTGGGTATACGCTGGATGAAATTCCCAATGATATCACCGGCGAAACCATGGCCTGCTTTGAGCCCTCCATTGACTATTGCGTGGTAAAAATTCCGCGCTGGACCTTTGAAAAATTTCCCGAAACCGACGACATACTCACCACGGCCATGAAATCCGTGGGTGAAACCATGTCCATTGGCAGAACATTTAAGGAAGCACTTCAAAAGGGTATGCGGTCCCTTGAAATCGGCCGGGCAGGTTTCGGTGCCGACGGCAAAGATCCGGCACCGGGTTCCGTGACAGGTACGGATCTGGAATACAAATTATCCACACCCAATTCCCAGCGCATTTTTTACATCAAATACGCCATTGAAAACGGCATGCCCATCACCATGATCCATGAGCTGACTGCCATTGATCCTTGGTTTCTGTACCAGATGAAACAAATTGTGGACCTTGAAAAGCAGTTAAAGCTGGCCGGCATGAACCTGCCCAAAGATCTGTTTGAAAAGGCAAAAAAATACGGATTCTCCGATATGCAGTTGGCTTATCTGTCCGGGGGACTGACAGACAAACAGATAGAACAGAAACGAAAAGATTTAGGCATTGTTCCTGTATATAAACTGGTTGACACCTGTGCTGCGGAATTCAGGGCGGTTACCCCTTACTATTACTCCACCTATGAAAGCGAATGCGAAGCCCGGGTGGCGGATAAGAAAAAGGTCATCATACTGGGCGGCGGTCCCAACCGCATCGGACAGGGCATTGAATTTGACTACTGCTGTGTTCATGCCTCCTTTGCGTTAAGGGAAGAAGGGGTGGAATCCATCATGGTCAACTCCAACCCGGAAACGGTCTCCACGGACTATGACACCTCGGACAAGCTCTATTTTGAACCATTGACCAGGGAAGATGTGCTGCACATCGTTGAAAAAGAAAAACCCTTTGGCGTGATTGTCCAGTTTGGCGGCCAGACGCCTTTGAACCTTGCCACAGACCTTCAAAAAGCAGGGGTACCCATCATCGGCACAAGTCCCGAAAGCATTGACCGGGCCGAGGACCGGGATCTGTTTGCGGCCATGCTTAAAAAACTGGACTTGCGCCAGCCGGATAACGGCATCGCATATTCTTATGAAGAAGCTGTGAAGGTGGCCAGGGATATCGGATACCCGGTCATGGTTCGTCCCTCCTTTGTTTTAGGCGGCCGGGCCATGAAAATCGTCTATGATGAAAAAGACCTGGAAGAATATTTCGACCTGGCAGTCCAGGCCTCACCGGATAAACCTGTCCTTATTGATAAATTCCTGGAAGAAGCCTTTGAGCTGGATGTGGACGCCATCTCCGATGGTGAGGATACCGTCATCGGCGGAATGATGGAACATATTGAAGAGGCCGGCATTCATTCAGGCGATTCTGCCTGTGTGCTGCCCCCTTACTCCATTGAGGAACACCACATCAAACAAATGGCGGATGCGGCCAAAGCCATTGCCAAAGAACTGAATGTCAAAGGGTTAATGAACATTCAGTTCGGGATTATGAATGACACGGTGTACATCATTGAGGTTAATCCCAGGGCATCAAGGACCATCCCCTTTGTCTCCAAGGCCATCGGCGTGCCGTTGGCAAAGCTTGCCACCAAGGTCATGCTGGGAAAAACCTTAAAGGAACTTGGGGTAACAAAGGAAATCGTCCCGCCTTATTATTGTGTCAAAGAAGCGGTAATGCCCTTTGACCGCTTTGACAATGTGGATCCTGTGCTTGGGCCGGAGATGAAATCCACAGGCGAAGTCATGGGTATTGATAAGGATCTTGGTGCAGCTGTAGCCAAATCCCAGTTTGCTGCCGGACAGAAACTTCCCAAGGAAGGTACAGTATTTATATCTGTTCAGGATAAGGACAAAAAGGCGGCACTGCCTGTGGCCCAACTTTTCCATGACATGGGATTCACCATCATGGCCACCCGGGGAACTGTTACCTTCCTGGAAGAGAACAAAATTCCATCCACAATGGTGAAAAAGGTATCCGCAGGCCGGCCTCATGTAGTGGATGCTGTAAAAAACGGCGAAATCCAGCTTATTTTAAATACAGGTTCGTCCAGCCAGACCCAAAGAGACGGCTATGAAATTCGCAGGGCAGCCATTAAATATAAAATACCTTATGCCACCACCACGGACGGGGCTAGGGCCATCAGCCTGGCAATCCAGGCCATGAAAAAAGAGAATCTGACGGTTAAGCCGCTCCAGCATTATCACAAAGAGAACTCAATTATTGGATAACCATAAATGAATACCATCCACCCAAATTGTAATAACTGCTCCGTTTTCACGCCAAGCGAACGCCCCAAAGATGAATGTGGGGTTTTTGGCCTTTATAAACACCCGGAAGCGGCCAAAATCACCTATTTCGGACTCTATGCACTTCAGCACAGGGGTCAGGAAAGCGCGGGTATCTCCGTGAACCGGGGGATCAACGACAAAATTTTCTCCCATAAAGGCATGGGGCTTGTACCGGAAATTTTCAACATGGAAGACCTTGAACGTATTGAAGGCGGGTCTGCCATCGGCCATGTCCGCTACTCCACAACGGGTGAATCGGTTCTGGCCAATGCCCAGCCTTTTGTGGTCAACCACCGGCACCGCTCTTATGCCCTGGCCCACAACGGTAATCTGGTCAATGCCCACATCATCAGAGAAGAACTTGAAGAAAAGGGCTCTATCTTCCAGACCACCATGGATTCGGAAGTTTTTTTGCATCTGTTCATCAAAAACTTGATAAAAGGCGATTATGAATCTGCCGTGTTAAAGGCAGCCTCAAAGGTTGAAGGGGCTTACTCCATGATTCTGCTCACCTGTAAAGGTGAAATCATCGGTATGAAGGACCCCAACGGATTCCGCCCCCTGGCCCTTGGAAAACTGAACGGCCACTATGTCTTGGCATCGGAAACCTGCGCCTTTGATCTGATCCAGGCCGAATTTATCCGCGAACTGGATCCCGGTGAAATCGTCATTATCAATGAAGACGGTATCAAAAGTATCAAACATCCCAAAGCGGCCATCAAAAAATCGCTGTGCATATTTGAATATATCTATTTTGCACGTCCCGACTCCACCATTGACGGCAAAAACGTTTATGAAATGAGAAAGGCTCATGGCAGGCGGCTGGCCCAGGAAGCCCCTGTGGATGCAGACATGGTTATGCCGTTTCCTGATTCCGGCAACTATGCAGCCATCGGCTATGCCGCAGAATCTGGCATCCCCTTTGAAATGGGCATGATACGCAACCATTATGTGGGTAGAAGTTTTATTCAGCCCACCCAGTCCATGCGGGATTTTGCCGTGCGGGTGAAACTGAATCCGGTACGTGAACTGATAAAAGGTAAAGACATTATCATTATTGAAGATTCAATTATCCGGGGTACCACGGCTAAAACCCGTGTGAAAGCCTTAAAGGATTTGGGTGCAGGAAAAATACACATGCGGGTCTCCTGTCCCCCCCATAAGTTCCCCTGTTACTACGGCATTGATTTTTCATCCAAGGGAGAATTGATTGCAGCCCAGAAGCCTTTAGATGAACTGACCGAATACCTTGGACTGGATTCTTTGCATTACCTGTCCATTGAAGGCATGTTAGAAGCCTCCGGGGTAGATGAGCCCGAAGCCAATTTCTGCAAAGCCTGTTTTGACGGTACATATCCCGTACCCTTTGA
This window of the uncultured Desulfobacter sp. genome carries:
- the carB gene encoding carbamoyl-phosphate synthase large subunit codes for the protein MPKRNDIHKILIIGAGPIIISQACEFDYSGTQACKALKEEGFEVVLINSNPATIMTDPETADRVYVEPVTAETLCKVIEEERPDAVLPTLGGQTALNTTIDAAKTGIFEKYNIELIGASIDAINKAEDRELFRDAMDKIGLRIPQSGFATNMQEVEETAQRIGFPIIVRPSFTLGGTGGGVAYNMEELANLSKAGLDASLITQVMLEESVLGWKEFELEVMRDHADNVVIICSIENVDAMGVHTGDSITVAPAQTLSDKEYQALRDASIAIIREIGVDTGGSNVQFAVNPDNGEIIVVEMNPRVSRSSALASKATGFPIAKIAAKLAVGYTLDEIPNDITGETMACFEPSIDYCVVKIPRWTFEKFPETDDILTTAMKSVGETMSIGRTFKEALQKGMRSLEIGRAGFGADGKDPAPGSVTGTDLEYKLSTPNSQRIFYIKYAIENGMPITMIHELTAIDPWFLYQMKQIVDLEKQLKLAGMNLPKDLFEKAKKYGFSDMQLAYLSGGLTDKQIEQKRKDLGIVPVYKLVDTCAAEFRAVTPYYYSTYESECEARVADKKKVIILGGGPNRIGQGIEFDYCCVHASFALREEGVESIMVNSNPETVSTDYDTSDKLYFEPLTREDVLHIVEKEKPFGVIVQFGGQTPLNLATDLQKAGVPIIGTSPESIDRAEDRDLFAAMLKKLDLRQPDNGIAYSYEEAVKVARDIGYPVMVRPSFVLGGRAMKIVYDEKDLEEYFDLAVQASPDKPVLIDKFLEEAFELDVDAISDGEDTVIGGMMEHIEEAGIHSGDSACVLPPYSIEEHHIKQMADAAKAIAKELNVKGLMNIQFGIMNDTVYIIEVNPRASRTIPFVSKAIGVPLAKLATKVMLGKTLKELGVTKEIVPPYYCVKEAVMPFDRFDNVDPVLGPEMKSTGEVMGIDKDLGAAVAKSQFAAGQKLPKEGTVFISVQDKDKKAALPVAQLFHDMGFTIMATRGTVTFLEENKIPSTMVKKVSAGRPHVVDAVKNGEIQLILNTGSSSQTQRDGYEIRRAAIKYKIPYATTTDGARAISLAIQAMKKENLTVKPLQHYHKENSIIG
- the purF gene encoding amidophosphoribosyltransferase, with product MNTIHPNCNNCSVFTPSERPKDECGVFGLYKHPEAAKITYFGLYALQHRGQESAGISVNRGINDKIFSHKGMGLVPEIFNMEDLERIEGGSAIGHVRYSTTGESVLANAQPFVVNHRHRSYALAHNGNLVNAHIIREELEEKGSIFQTTMDSEVFLHLFIKNLIKGDYESAVLKAASKVEGAYSMILLTCKGEIIGMKDPNGFRPLALGKLNGHYVLASETCAFDLIQAEFIRELDPGEIVIINEDGIKSIKHPKAAIKKSLCIFEYIYFARPDSTIDGKNVYEMRKAHGRRLAQEAPVDADMVMPFPDSGNYAAIGYAAESGIPFEMGMIRNHYVGRSFIQPTQSMRDFAVRVKLNPVRELIKGKDIIIIEDSIIRGTTAKTRVKALKDLGAGKIHMRVSCPPHKFPCYYGIDFSSKGELIAAQKPLDELTEYLGLDSLHYLSIEGMLEASGVDEPEANFCKACFDGTYPVPFDPNFTKQCMG